The DNA segment TGACCACGCGGCCCCCTGGGGGCAGGAACTGGCGGTCGCCGCCTGGGTGGTGGCGATCCTCGCCGCGTCCGAGCTCGCCCGGGTGCGGCGCGAGCGGTGGGCCCGCGAACGGGCCGAACGCCGGGCCGCCGAGAAGCGTCGCGCCGACGAGGAACGGCTGCGCATCGCCCGTGAGCTCCACGACGTGCTGGCCCACAGCATCTCGGTCATCAATGTGCAGTCCGGCGTCGGGCTCGCCCTGTTGGACTCCGACCCCGAGCAGGCGCGTACCGCCCTGACCACCATCAAGGCCGCGAGCAAGGAGGCGCTGGGCGAGGTGCGCCAGGTGCTCGACACCCTGCGGGCGCCCGGCGCGGCCCCGCGGGCCCCGGCCCCGGGACTCGACCGGCTCGCCGAACTCGTCGAGCAGGCGTCCGCCGCCGGTCTCACGGTGGACACCGTGACCGAAGGTGTACGAAGCGAACTCCCGCCCGGCGCCGACCTCGCCGCCTTCCGTATCGTCCAGGAGGCGCTGACCAATGTGGTGCGCCACTCCGGCTCCCGTACTGCCCGTGTCACCCTCGCCTACGCCCCGGAGTCCCTCGTCCTGCGCGTCGAGGACGAGGGACCGGCCACCGGCGGCGACGCGGGAGGCAGCGGCAACGGCCTGGCCGGGATGCGGGAGCGGGCGGCCGCGCTGGGTGGCACGATCGACGCGGGGCCGCGCCCCGGAGGCGGGTTCCGGGTCGAGGCCGTCATCCCGTTCACCGGCCGGGCCTCCGCGCCCGGTTCCGGACCGACCGCCGGACCGACCGTCGAGCCGCCCGCCGACCCACCTGCCGGACCGCCCGCCGCACCGAAGGAGTCGCTGTGATCCGTGTCCTGCTCGCCGACGACCAGTCCCTGGTCAGAGCCGGATTCCGGGCGCTGCTCGGGGCTCAGCCCGACATCGAGGTGACCGGCGAGGCCGCCGACGGCACCGAGGCGCTGGCGCT comes from the Streptomyces sp. NBC_01471 genome and includes:
- a CDS encoding sensor histidine kinase; this translates as MDQPGTDERGGSLRDGPPWAHARSGRGRTPRGRGGRRGRGRRHPAWDGGGPGRWQPPWEKTPAGRVPWRSTLVLTVIVFVGTTIAAHGQAGYRAPLDVWARLLLLAGQAFLLLRLRYPVLTAFATAACAMVYLGAGYPYGPVFLTVAVGCFGAIVAGHRYAAWSAVAMLWAGHVLAAHWLYRGLPPAGDHAAPWGQELAVAAWVVAILAASELARVRRERWARERAERRAAEKRRADEERLRIARELHDVLAHSISVINVQSGVGLALLDSDPEQARTALTTIKAASKEALGEVRQVLDTLRAPGAAPRAPAPGLDRLAELVEQASAAGLTVDTVTEGVRSELPPGADLAAFRIVQEALTNVVRHSGSRTARVTLAYAPESLVLRVEDEGPATGGDAGGSGNGLAGMRERAAALGGTIDAGPRPGGGFRVEAVIPFTGRASAPGSGPTAGPTVEPPADPPAGPPAAPKESL